Part of the Nitrososphaerales archaeon genome is shown below.
CCTCCGATTATCTGGTGATCGGTGAGAGTATGCCTGGCGGTACTACGACCGCACTCGCTGTAATGTTGGCGATGGGTGTAGATGCGGTTGGTAAAGTGAGCAGTAGTATGCCGAGCAACCCCCATGAATTAAAACTCAAGGTCGTGAATGAAGGTATGAAGGCGATCAACATCAGGTTTGGCGATCTTAAGAACGATCCGATAAAGGCCCTATCACACTTAGGAGACCCTATGCTCACGGCATTCTCAGGTTTAATTCTGGGCGCTGGGGAAGAGGTTCCGATATTGATGGCAGGTGGTACACAGATGGCAGCCATCTTAGCTGTAGTGAAGGCGATGAACGATAAAGTATTAAGAAATCTATATCTGGGGACTACGAGGTGGATCGTTCAAGATAGGACTTCAGATCTGCTCGGCATCGTGAGGCAGATCTATGATCTAGGTATATTGGTAGCGAATCTCAATTTTAGCCCTTCTAAGTATGAAGGGTTAAGGGTGTATGAGAAGGGGTTTGTGAAGGAGGGTGTGGGTGCTGGTGGTGCGGCGATAGCTGCGATTTTAAAGTCGAGAGGTAAGATCACACCGAAGGTACTGTTTGAGAGAATAGAGAGGAATTATGAACGGTTGATAGGTATCTGAGGATAGATGGCGATATGGATATACCTATAGCGATAGATGGTATCAGAGGCGAAATCGTTAGAGATACGTTGATAATTCGGTCTGAGAAGCCTCTTAAGGTATTGAGCTCGGCACCTTTCAACGGTGGTTTTATCGAGGCACGAACGATCATCAACCATCAGGTCCCTAAAGAATTCCACCATGCTAAGATCGATGAATACCTTGAGGGAGTTATAAATGGGCTCCATCTACCCAAACCGGTCGTATGCCTGATGACCGCTGTGAATATTAGAGATAATATCTCTGTAAGCTCAGAAGTTATGGATGGTTTGATCGTTACCGCTCTGGTTACCTCAGGTTTATCCTATCCAGCCACCGCTGGAGATAGAGTAGCTGAGGAAGGGGCTGGTACGGTCAATATCATCGTGCTGGTCGATGGGAATTTAACCGATAGCTGCATGGTAAATGCGTTGATGACAGCGATCGAAGCGAAGTGCGCTGCACTTAGAGAGCTCGATGTAAGAAGCCGTTACTCCAACAACGTAGCCACAGGGACGACCTCTGATGCTATAGTGATCGCTTGCACAAGAGTTGGTGAAGCTATTCATTACGCCGGATCTGCAACGATCTTGGGCATGTTGATTGGAAAGAATGTTAAAGCTGCAGTGAAAGAAAGCTCACTCAAATTCTTGGGTGAGCGTACCTTGATGAGGAGGTTGGAAGAGAGAGGGATCACGTTGGATGATCTCGTATCCACAGCGATGGCGCTTTACACACCATCGGAAGGAGATGAAGATGTTAATGGTGATGTTGATGTCAATGTAAATGGTAATGGTAATGGTAATGTGTCAAAGATTCTGAAGGATGGTCTGATAGAAGCTATGAACGATATCAACGTCGCATCATTCGTAATGGGTGCGATTAGGCTTCAGGAGGATGGTGAGTATGGCCTTATACCAAACCTCCCTCGTAATTCATTCCTCAAAGACCCGATCACACTTATAGCCGATGAAAGTATCGGTTTGGCCTTAGCGAACTATATTGCAGGTACGTGGGGCGTATACAATTTTCTTCGCTATGAGCGTGTAAAACCGGGGATCATGGCTAAGGCTGGGCCATTCTTGGATGATATGATCGGTGGATTGGTCGCGGGTGTATTTTCTAAGGTGATGAGCAGAAGGTAAGGTGGGCATGGGTGTAGTGAGAGGTTTTAAGAGCTTAATAGCATTCTTCACAACCATACCAGTCAAGTCGGATGATAAGAGCCTAATCGATGCGGCCAATTATATGCCATTATCACCGATCATCGGCATATTGTTAGGGTTATCTTCAGGGTTATTCGGATGGTTTATTCACTTCTTCCTACCTTCATCAATAGTAGGGGTATTAACACTCGCGATCCTCTTGATGATCACAGGTCTACACCATACCGATGGACTGGTAGATTTCGCAGATGGGGTTATGTGCCAAGGTACCCCTGAGAGGAAGATCGAAGCTATGCGTAATGGGAGGACGGGTGTAGCGGGGTTATCGTTGGGCTTTATAACTTTAATGACGACATCACTCACCATAGCTTATATTCCACAACACTTGATCGTCCAATCGATGATCGTGGCGGAGAATTTGGCGAAGGCAGGTATGACATTCTTGGTATGGATGGGAAGGTCCGCAGCCCCCGGTATAAATACATACTTTGTTGAGATGATGCACAAGAACAATCGCCTACTCCGCCTTATAATTCCGTTAACGATTTCTTTCGTAGTCTCTTTTGCCCTTCTTTCTCTAATAGGAATGATCGCTTGGATAGCGGGCTTGATTACCAGTTTGGTTATACTTAAAATCTCGAACCGACACTTTAAAGGCATTACCGGTGATGTCTGTGGAGCGACCAACGAATTAACTCGCATGGTATCCCTGTTGATGATTCTGGTGTTCACCGTTTGAATCTGAGTGTGGTAGCTCTTGTTATGGCTGGTGGTAAAGGTAGTCGCATGGGAGGTATGAATGAGAAACCTCTCATAGAGATCCGTGGGAAGAGCATGTTGGAGCGTGTCATCGAAGCACTCAGAGGGGCGAAGAGTGTGGGTAGAATCGTGGTGGCTGTATCGAAATATACACCGAAGACTCGTGAAAGAGTGATTCGATCATCGATCGATTTTATAGATACATCTGGCGAAGATTACGTATTTGATATGCAATTTGCTATAAAAGAGCTTCGGGCCGATCACGTACTTGTGGTGAATTCAGACCTCCCTCTGCTCACGAGCGCATTGATAGATAAGGTCATAGATCATTATATAATGTGTGGTAAACCTTCCTTAACGGTGGTTGCACCTTTAAAGAAGGTTAAAGAATTAGGCTTTGAACCATCTTTTAAGATTTCGATCGACGGTCATGAAGTTACACCAGTCGGCATAAATGTGATAGATGGTAGCAGGATCGATGATGTTGAATTGGAGCAGGAGTTTATGATCGTCGATGATGTTATACCTTTATTAAACGTTAATAAGGTAGAGGATTTAAGATTGATCGAAGAATTGATCGAATCTCAGAAGGCTTTACTCTCGATATAAATTCACACTTTAACTCGAAGGCACGTCATTCAATCTTATTATATCATCATATACTCGAAATCGGCACATTGTTAAAAATATAAAATTAAAATTTGATACTATCAGATCAAATTTAAAATATGAACCTCAAGCTTTATCTTTACATACTGCACATAGTAGCATCGATTATGAGCGTAATCCAAGAAATAATATCTCTCGATTACTCGAGGATCATCCAACAGATTCAAGCCTACATTAGGGATAGAGTGATAAATTCGAAGAAGAGTGGTGTCGTTCTGGGTTTAAGTGGAGGATTAGATTCGACGGTAGCAGCGTTCCTTGCAAAGTATGCATTGGGCAAGGATAGAGTACTGGCATTGATCATGCCCGATAGAAGGATTACACCGGCTCAAGATATTGAGGATGCGAAAGAAGTGGCAGATATGCTAAGTATTGAATATAGGATCATCGATATCGAGCCCATTCATAGGGCATTTATGGAGAATCTAGAGGAGGATCGTTTGGCTGAAGGGAATTTAAGGGCACGTATCAGGATGTGCCTCCTTTACTATCATGCGAATCTATTGAATCGACTTGTGATGGGGACTGGTGATAGAAGTGAGATATTGATAGGTTACTTCACAAAGTATGGTGATGGTGGGATAGACTTTAACCCCATTGGTTGTCTGTTCAAGACTCAAGTGAGAGAGTTAGCGAGAGTGATAGGTGTGCCAGAGCGTATCATCAATAAAAAGAGTAGCCCTAGATTGTGGTTGGATCAAACAGCAGAAGGGGAGATCGGTCTAACGTATGAAGTCATCGACTCGATCCTTTATCTTGTGTTCGATAAAGGATTAGCAAAGGAAGAGGTTGCAAAAAGAATTGGAGTAAGCTTAGGAGATGTAACAAGGGTCTTAAAGATGTATGAAGAGACCCAGCATAAAAGAACCCCTCCCGATGCATGTTACTTAAGATTTTAGTAATAATTTACTTATATTTTGCACAAGCTAAGAGCGAAGGTATTCTACATATAGCCCATAGCTTACTACATCGAAGATATGAAGATTGAAGATAAAAAGTATAAGGAAAAAGGGTAGATTTGAGATTTATTTCGATTTCAAATTCATCTAAAGAAATTGAAAATGCCACGAATCAGTATAGCTAATAAATCACCAACCAATATCATAATTACGAATCCTACAGTTATGTAGAGTATGAAAGGGACACCAGGCGTTGCCCAGACCCCTCCTCCTTGAAGGTAATCTTCATCCGCTCTCAGTAGAGAGATTTTGAACCTACGCTTTCCATTTACCGACTCCTCCAAAGCAAAGTAGAACTTCTTTCTTTCATCGATATCTAATCTGTATCCAAGTAGGCAGACCAAGAACTTCTTCCATACGGGTTCTGATTCGAAACCTTGAAAGATCTTTTCACCCCTGACCATGCGGATCAAATTTTTGATGAGAAAGTATATGGGTAGGATTAAGGTTGTAAATATCGAGTTATTGAATGTGATCAAAGGGGCAAATGGGTATAGAGAATAGAGGGGTTGGTATAGAGGTAGTAAGAGTGAGAGTGAGATCAAAGCCTTTGCATCCGCACCCCCATAAAAGCCAGCGTAGTAGAGCAGTATCGATACCGCTGATGTAATACCGATAGAGAGGATCATCAGAAAACCTCTATACAATGGTATACCTTCGAATAGATATTCATATAACAGAGTAGCAATACCGATCGCCGAAGAGATGAACCAGAGCTTATCCGTTATTTCACGAGTCTTCAGATCCATATATGAAGCGTATGTAAGCATGATGATGCATGCTACAATTCTGAATGTAAGAAGATTTAGCATTCATTTTTAACCTCTACAATGGCAAGGTAAACTTTAGCCATCGTTTACTCGATTCTCTAACCCTTTATTAAAAGCTCGTCTTCGTCCCAACCTTCATAACGTAAAGATGTGAGAAGATGGAGTCTTCTGTAGCACCGTGCCAATGTTTCTCTCCAGCAGGTATCAAGATGGTATCACCTACGGTTACCAACCTTTCTTCCTTCTCGGTCGCGACTATACCCTTTCCTTTCAAAACGTAAAGTAACTGATCGTGGTCGTGAACATGCCATTTATTTCTTGCATTTGGTGAAAAGGTTACGATCGCGACTCTATACTCCTTAGAACCTATAGATTCATCGATAAGAGTAGTTACTTCTACATCACCTAAAAAGATACCTCCCGATCTCTTCTCTACTTTAGCATCCTTCAGGCTCACTACTTTCAAGATGTCTTACCTCCTTTAACGATTACACAACCCTAATTTTTAACAGTTATTGTCGTATTCCAAAGATCCTAAAAATTCTTTAAGGAATTTACTATACTTACATACACCACATTACTATTTACTTTATTAAAATTGATCAGATTACTATTTTATTTAGTCGATCATGTTATTTTGAAGTCAATATTTAACAATCCACTTGTGATATAACAAAATTTATATAAAAGATTCTCATAAAAAAGAAACGCATACGTGTGATTTATGCGTATGTGGCGAACCCCGCAGAATAGAGGTTCGACGATATGGGGTGTCCGCAATGGGCATCCATATCATCGCCGAATTTCGGGGTGTGGATCCCCGAAAGATATCCCGAGTGGAGGAACTTCAAGTAGTTTTAGATAGAATAGTTGCCGAATCTGGCCTTCATGTCGTTTCTTCAAATTTTTATCAATTTGAACCTTATGGGGTTTCTGCCGTTTATCTTCTCAGCGAGTCCCATCTGAGCATTCATACGTGGCCTGAGTACGGTTATATAGCTCTGGATATCTTCACGTGTGGTGATGACGGTCCTGCTTTGAAGACTTTTGAGTTGATGGTAGAAGAATTTCAACCGAAGAAGGTTAAGAAGAGGGTCATTAGGAGGGATATAATTGGAGAGAATAGAGGCCAAAATTCTATATGAAGTTGCAGATTCGAAGAAGAATATTTGGGAGCTTCTCGATAGATCGAACTGTTCTCTCAAAGACTTCATCGATGCATTAAAGACGCTCTATAAAAACGGGATTATAGATTACGATGGGAATTACTTTTACTTAACGGAAAAGGGTAAAAGCAGTATCAATCTAAAGAGTTTGGACTTTAAGGTGGAAGTTTGTCCATCGTGCCTTGGAAGGCGCATAATCCCACAGATGAAGTTTAAGGAAGTTTTGGATGAGTTTAAGCAGATAACTAGAAAGAGGC
Proteins encoded:
- a CDS encoding TIGR00303 family protein, with the protein product MRGILIKGNREKAEHFIREVKGKEPIFLCVIGSSEVGKIPGISAAGKNPEFTDYTPPADVELLLYGKCKCISGIPVTPEGIPTPAIITMSALELANIPVFIVNGGVRVKPHVPFIDLGGTHGDDIRKGSAVANVEEVIERARLVGKMFAKSSDYLVIGESMPGGTTTALAVMLAMGVDAVGKVSSSMPSNPHELKLKVVNEGMKAINIRFGDLKNDPIKALSHLGDPMLTAFSGLILGAGEEVPILMAGGTQMAAILAVVKAMNDKVLRNLYLGTTRWIVQDRTSDLLGIVRQIYDLGILVANLNFSPSKYEGLRVYEKGFVKEGVGAGGAAIAAILKSRGKITPKVLFERIERNYERLIGI
- a CDS encoding adenosylcobinamide amidohydrolase, producing MDIPIAIDGIRGEIVRDTLIIRSEKPLKVLSSAPFNGGFIEARTIINHQVPKEFHHAKIDEYLEGVINGLHLPKPVVCLMTAVNIRDNISVSSEVMDGLIVTALVTSGLSYPATAGDRVAEEGAGTVNIIVLVDGNLTDSCMVNALMTAIEAKCAALRELDVRSRYSNNVATGTTSDAIVIACTRVGEAIHYAGSATILGMLIGKNVKAAVKESSLKFLGERTLMRRLEERGITLDDLVSTAMALYTPSEGDEDVNGDVDVNVNGNGNGNVSKILKDGLIEAMNDINVASFVMGAIRLQEDGEYGLIPNLPRNSFLKDPITLIADESIGLALANYIAGTWGVYNFLRYERVKPGIMAKAGPFLDDMIGGLVAGVFSKVMSRR
- the cobS gene encoding adenosylcobinamide-GDP ribazoletransferase, which codes for MGVVRGFKSLIAFFTTIPVKSDDKSLIDAANYMPLSPIIGILLGLSSGLFGWFIHFFLPSSIVGVLTLAILLMITGLHHTDGLVDFADGVMCQGTPERKIEAMRNGRTGVAGLSLGFITLMTTSLTIAYIPQHLIVQSMIVAENLAKAGMTFLVWMGRSAAPGINTYFVEMMHKNNRLLRLIIPLTISFVVSFALLSLIGMIAWIAGLITSLVILKISNRHFKGITGDVCGATNELTRMVSLLMILVFTV
- a CDS encoding NTP transferase domain-containing protein gives rise to the protein MNLSVVALVMAGGKGSRMGGMNEKPLIEIRGKSMLERVIEALRGAKSVGRIVVAVSKYTPKTRERVIRSSIDFIDTSGEDYVFDMQFAIKELRADHVLVVNSDLPLLTSALIDKVIDHYIMCGKPSLTVVAPLKKVKELGFEPSFKISIDGHEVTPVGINVIDGSRIDDVELEQEFMIVDDVIPLLNVNKVEDLRLIEELIESQKALLSI
- a CDS encoding NAD+ synthase; amino-acid sequence: MSVIQEIISLDYSRIIQQIQAYIRDRVINSKKSGVVLGLSGGLDSTVAAFLAKYALGKDRVLALIMPDRRITPAQDIEDAKEVADMLSIEYRIIDIEPIHRAFMENLEEDRLAEGNLRARIRMCLLYYHANLLNRLVMGTGDRSEILIGYFTKYGDGGIDFNPIGCLFKTQVRELARVIGVPERIINKKSSPRLWLDQTAEGEIGLTYEVIDSILYLVFDKGLAKEEVAKRIGVSLGDVTRVLKMYEETQHKRTPPDACYLRF
- a CDS encoding prepilin peptidase, translating into MLNLLTFRIVACIIMLTYASYMDLKTREITDKLWFISSAIGIATLLYEYLFEGIPLYRGFLMILSIGITSAVSILLYYAGFYGGADAKALISLSLLLPLYQPLYSLYPFAPLITFNNSIFTTLILPIYFLIKNLIRMVRGEKIFQGFESEPVWKKFLVCLLGYRLDIDERKKFYFALEESVNGKRRFKISLLRADEDYLQGGGVWATPGVPFILYITVGFVIMILVGDLLAILIRGIFNFFR
- a CDS encoding cupin domain-containing protein, translated to MSLKDAKVEKRSGGIFLGDVEVTTLIDESIGSKEYRVAIVTFSPNARNKWHVHDHDQLLYVLKGKGIVATEKEERLVTVGDTILIPAGEKHWHGATEDSIFSHLYVMKVGTKTSF
- the speD gene encoding adenosylmethionine decarboxylase, with the protein product MGIHIIAEFRGVDPRKISRVEELQVVLDRIVAESGLHVVSSNFYQFEPYGVSAVYLLSESHLSIHTWPEYGYIALDIFTCGDDGPALKTFELMVEEFQPKKVKKRVIRRDIIGENRGQNSI